One part of the Quercus lobata isolate SW786 chromosome 7, ValleyOak3.0 Primary Assembly, whole genome shotgun sequence genome encodes these proteins:
- the LOC115954055 gene encoding BTB/POZ domain-containing protein At3g08570-like, whose amino-acid sequence MVSETSFSSYNRSPTPKFCNSFTTRIFSDVAGDVTIVVDGDSFLLHKFPLVSRSGKIRKMVADAKDSNISKLELLDLPGGPQTFELAMKFCYGMNFEITCANVARLRCAAEYLEMTENYREENLIERTEVYLNEIVVQSLEKSVEVLSTCEMLPPIAEEVGIPSRCVEAIAMNACKEQLVSGLSRLECDSESTELRSGCLEWWVEDLSVLRIDFYQSVICAMGRMGVRPDSIVGSLVHYAQASLKGIGKCQIWNPARTRPTSGLVENDQKAIVETLVSLMPTEKSSSIPMNFLFGMLRMAIMVDATIACKLELERRIALRLEVVLLDDLLIPSVQTGDSLFDVDTVHRILVNFLQRIEEEENEDYGYESECLGSPSHGSMLKVGQLIDAYLAEIAPDPYLSLQKFIAMIEILPDYARVIDDGLYRAIDIYLKAHSMLTDNECKKLCKFIDCQKLSQEACNHAAQNDRLPVQMAVRVLYFEQLRLKDALSGSSGDGFLSQRISSGVPSAAMSPRDNYASLRRENRELKLEVSRMRVRLSELEKEQTFMKQGMIDKAGNGKTFLTSLSKGIGRIGIFSGPAGGKRHKNGRKSRGADGKTGRSRRHSVS is encoded by the exons ATGGTCTCCGAGACCTCTTTCTCTTCCTATAATCGTTCTCCCACACCCAAGTTCTGCAACTCCTTCACTACTCG TATCTTTTCAGATGTTGCTGGGGACGTTACAATTGTGGTAGATGGGGATTCATTTCTGCTGCACAAG TTTCCCCTGGTGTCACGGAGTGGAAAGATTCGGAAGATGGTTGCTGATGCTAAGGATTCAAATATTTCTAAATTGGAGCTCCTCGACTTACCAGGTGGCCCCCAGACATTTGAACTAGCTATGAAATTCTGTTATGGCATGAACTTTGAAATCACATGTGCAAATGTTGCACGTCTACGCTGTGCTGCAGAATACCTGGAGATGACTGAAAACTACCGGGAAGAAAATCTCATTGAACGAACGGAGGTTTACCTGAATGAGATTGTGGTTCAAAGTCTTGAAAAATCAGTGGAAGTCTTATCCACCTGTGAGATGCTACCTCCAATAGCAGAGGAGGTTGGAATTCCAAGTAGATGTGTGGAGGCTATTGCTATGAATGCTTGCAAGGAACAATTAGTATCAGGTTTGTCTAGGTTGGAATGTGACAGTGAATCTACGGAGCTTAGGAGTGGTTGTCTTGAGTGGTGGGTTGAAGATCTCTCAGTGCTCAGGATTGATTTCTATCAGAGTGTTATTTGTGCCATGGGGAGAATGGGTGTTCGACCTGATAGCATTGTCGGATCTTTAGTTCATTATGCTCAAGCATCATTAAAAGGCATTGGAAAGTGTCAAATATGGAATCCAGCAAGGACCAGACCAACTTCTGGCTTGGTAGAAAATGACCAGAAGGCAATTGTGGAAACTCTTGTTAGTCTAATGCCAACAGAGAAAAGTTCTTCCATTCccatgaattttctttttgggatgTTGAGGATGGCTATCATGGTGGATGCTACCATTGCATGCAAGCTTGAGCTCGAAAGGAGGATAGCTCTTAGGTTGGAAGTGGTTTTACTTGATGATCTGCTTATACCATCTGTCCAAACTGGGGATTCATTATTTGATGTTGATACTGTCCATCGGATATTGGTGAATTTCCTGCAGCGAATTGAAGAGGAGGAAAATGAAGATTATGGCTATGAATCAGAATGCCTTGGTTCTCCAAGCCATGGTTCTATGTTGAAAGTAGGGCAGCTTATTGATGCATATCTTGCAGAAATTGCCCCTGATCCTTATCTGAGTCTACAGAAATTTATTGCTATGATTGAGATACTGCCTGATTATGCTCGTGTCATTGATGATGGGCTTTATAGAGCAATTGATATTTATTTGAAG GCTCATTCAATGCTAACTGATAACGAATGCAAGAAGCTCTGCAAGTTCATAGACTGCCAAAAGCTCTCTCAGGAAGCATGCAATCATGCTGCACAGAATGATAGACTCCCAGTACAGATGGCAGTGCGAGTCCTCTATTTTGAGCAGCTTCGTCTGAAGGATGCTTTGTCAGGAAGTTCTGGAGATGGATTTCTGTCGCAGAGAATTAGCAGTGGTGTCCCCAGTGCTGCAATGTCCCCTCGAGATAATTATGCTTCACTTAGGAGAGAAAACCGAGAACTAAAGCTTGAGGTATCAAGAATGCGAGTGAGGCTTAGTGAGTTAGAGAAGGAGCAGACGTTTATGAAACAAGGGATGATTGATAAAGCAGGGAATGGAAAAACTTTCTTGACCTCACTCTCTAAAGGGATTGGAAGGATTGGAATCTTTAGCGGTCCAGCAGGAGGAAAGAGGCACAAAAATGGTCGGAAGTCTCGTGGAGCAGACGGGAAAACTGGTAGGAGTAGGAGGCATTCTGTTTCCTAG